CACAAGATCAGGcttatgttttgaaaaaaattcccagaGTTTAAAAGCAGGGGACACATGGGGGTACGGGTAAGAATGAGGGGAGTTGAGACCATCACAGTTGTGCAGGCATCAGGTGTTGGCATCTTTGATCAGGGTGGCCACGGAAAGCAGGCTACAACTATATTTGAGGTAAAATAAATAGGACTTGGTGACAAGTTGAATATATGGCATGACTGCTGAGTTTCTCTGTTGGCCAAAACCTTTCCAAATAAAGGCTTGTGCAGATATGacatatttatttgcttaagaAATGTCTCTTTCAATGACCcctcacattcatttattcaacaactatttacaGAGCACCTATTATGTGTTATCCTGGCTGCTGGTGACGAAGGAGTGGACGAGGTAGTCTTTCATGGAGCTAATGCCTGCTGGTACCAGAAACTTtggctaaaatgaaaattagTGCAAACACCATGAAAACCATATTTAAACTATGGGGGGGGCATGTCAATTTTTCTTTTGGCAAATCAGAATGCTTTTATAGGTACTTTACAATTTCTAAAGCCCCTTACTACCTCATAGGCAGTGGGAAAGACAGGAAGGTATAAATTGAGGAACCAGGGAAGATGAGGACTCCCAAGATTATGAAGCTATGAGAAATtattacttcagctcaggttttgcAAATCTAAGATGAGGGCTCTCACACCTTTCCAGAATTAAGGCTGTGATCAAGGAGGTTGGAAGAGAAGCCTACAGAAgtgtattcctttttaaaataaccatttgattaagtttaagaaacaaaagtgtGCTTGCCTTCATCATTGACAAAGTAACCTAACCAGATTCTTTACTGGCCAGATGAAGGCAGGTGAATCAGGAAGGTCTTGATTTTGTATCAATCATGGAAGTGAGCAGTTGCAGGCATGCATCTTGGAAGTTCATGCCAGTACCCTGTGGGGGGCACTCAGaaccaagggaaataaaaaaggcagGCCTATATTCaccttctttggattctttttttcacttgagAAGCTGAGTTATGTGAATAATTCTGGTGTTTTGTGTCCATTACATTATTTCACTTTTGATACTTACCTGGCCTTTACTAGATACCCATGAAGGGCTTTAAGGTCATGCCTTTTGTTAGCAagaagcttgatttttttttttacaagattaTATTAGAAATTTTGATCCCAGGGTGGTTCTAAGGAGGTGGTCTGACTTTTCTTGGTCCACATACTGCTtattaggtttaaaaaaagagataattgcAGGGAAGACATACTCCTATCACTTCTCATTTCTGAGCACTGTCAATTCTCATTGAACAGGCACATCACCTCATCAcctatgatctctctctctctttactggAAAGAAGTGTCCCTTGTATCTGCCATTTTTCCAATTTAGCCAACCCCccaaccacaaaaacaaaaaacaaaaaacaaaactcttataTCTGAGCCAAATATTCAATGACAttaattatcaaaattaatttattaaaagtattCAAAGACCACGTCAAAGTTTAGCTGCCTTCAGGACAATTTTTGGCACTCAAAATGGACAATGTAGTTTTCTACACAGCAACACTCATTCTATTACACACACCATTTAACAATTCAAACATAGACCATTTCAGTTTTAGTGTTATATGAGATAACAGTACTGATGATCTGTAGTCATAAGAACTTCAACACCCTTGCACacagtaaacattttaatattacttaCTCGTAAATAACTAAAACTAAAACCACTACGTGGTAACATGGACTGGTTTAGGGAAAGATATACAGCCAGCTAGCTAAGGCCACATAATCCCAGATCTATTGATTTTAAATGCTCTTGGACCAACAGTATCGTATCATACCTTTTATGAGAACTTTTAGCCTCACATTCCTCTCTTTCCAGTGTGAGACACACCACATTTAGACCACTTTCTCCCTGTGTTCCTGACATGGCTATGGAAGCCGTCAGAATACAAGCTCCTCCTAGACAGTTACCAGCTTCCTGATTCACTATCTAACTCTGAATCAATAGTTCTGAGTGATGTTTCCTGAACACCCAGGCTAAATTCAAGGTCAGTCTTTTTGGCAGGTCACAGCCTGTCcccttaggaaaaaaatgaaacgtCCTCCACTTTTGGGCTCCCTTTTTCAGCTCATGTAGCATGGGACTCTGTGGTGATCTGTGGCTTTTTACACAAGTCCTGGTAGAATTCCGACTCCAAGAAACGAGGATAAGAGTTGTTCTCCATCAAGCTGTAGACTCTCTTCTGGGCAGTTGTAAAGCAGCCACTTGTAGCCTCTTGTATATTTTGGGCAATCAGAGTTTTGGTTTGAAAGTCtatgtttatctgaaatttaaaaaaaaaaagtggtttaatCCATATTCAGAGTTATAGATTGATACcggtttaatatttgaaaacaaaaaggaaaagctaTAATGTGTGATTAGCCTCACTAGCCAAGTCattgaagaaattaaattcaCCTAACTGAAAACAAGAATtaagtgaaaaacatttttactccccccaccccttaaaTTTTATGTCTTCTGTTTCGGTGCtaagaatgttaaaaatactctgaaatgaagaacttttttcccctttacctcTTTTGGAGCTTCTTTTTCTATGAaatcagtatatatttttcttgcttttgaggaCAGCTTTTGGGGTGACTTGGTTTTTTTGAAGTCTTCACAGGCCAGCCAGAATTCAATATTTTCTTCacaaaattcagattttaaaaaagccCTGAATGCAGCAAGaccatctgggggggggggggggggcgcagagaagAAAGCACACAGAATGTGAATTGAGTGAGCAATTAAtctcttatattttgtttccCAGAACTACCATTCCACCCGCCCCgcccatattttattatttctggatGATAGCAATTTTCTACATTTCATTCCAGCCTCTAATCCTCAGAATTTAGATCTTTAAAAGCTAAATTTCTAGTAGGCAAAATGCTTAAGTTGGCACACTGCTACAAGAATATAAATAACTTTGCtgttaatgtaaatatttatagggGAGCCATAAATTCTCTGGGAACTAAACCTCCTGGTAACATTGCATGCAATGGAAACGCTGATTCAACCTTAAGGAAGACCCGCTGCCAGTACAATCTAGGCTGATTTATGTAAAGTGAATAAACCACACTTGCCCATGGTTAAAtagaaatgaaggagaaggaTAGGCCTTATAGTACTAGTGATTGTAACGTTGAATTCCCCTTGGGCAATCTGCTCTTCTGTCATGTGAGCACCTTTCTAGGCTCTTGTGATACCTGAAGTAGATCAAATTCAACAGGTTAACTTACATTTACTGGCTAGCAGCTCATCAAATGCTTCCGACCACAGTTGTGCTTCCTCAGGGGAAGGCCTGCAAAAGAAGGTTTGCATCAGCTTGTGCACTTCACACTTCCCCTGTCCAGTTCAGCAGCTCGCTGTTCACATTGGCAAGTATAAGACTTTCAACTTACTTGATGAAGGTTTGCTGTTTGCTTTTCTTGCCATTTTTGGGCTTCCCAGGAGAGGATGAGTTTTGCAAGAAGTAGCTCAAACGGGTCTTCCAatcttttaatcttaaaaaacaaacaaacaaacaaacctaacaTTTGAAATTGCTCCTGCAGCTGAAGGCATTTTTACCAAATAAAGTCACTCAGTAGCGACCAactaaataagacaaaataagacCTCTTCAAGTCGGTCTCACTCATTTAACATTTAAACCTAGCACCTATGCACTGAACACAATTGCTTTCATTCATGCATTTGAACATAAATACTACTTTTATAACTGAGGATAAAACTACCTAAAATTACTAGGGTATTTAAATGAATTTAGTTTGCATACTTCAAATGGCAGACGCTATTTCTGGCCCACAAAAGGCAGTAGTTTTTCTGCAGCCTTAATTACAATTCTGAGACATTTCACACTTGATGAAACTGCCTGGAGCCAGCGGGTACTCATTTCCCTCCTACCCTTGGAGCAGGAGGCCCAGGACCACACTAGACGCagtgaggtgggtgggtgggtgtgtgtgagagagagacaaagagagagagactgagcccCCTACTCCCACCACAGCACTCATTTTAAGCAGATGATGCATGCTCCACCGACGTTCCTGAATGATATGccgtttaattttaaaaaacaaaaacgattTTAAAACGAAAATATTCAGAACCAGCCGAAATATCTCCATCCCACAAGCTGATCAAAACATACAACGCAAGGTACCAATGCTGGGGATGCACTTCAGCTGCAGGATTGtctgatgttattttaaattcaggGGACAAAAAGCCAGCTCGCAATTTCTTAGGCACATCTACCACTGTCTCCGtatcaagaatatttttttcagttgctaAACTACCCGAGAGTCCTTCGCTCACGTCACAAAATCGGCACATAACACACAGATTTAACCTTACTTAGCAAATTGACCTTTcccatacatatatatggaaaaaaatatattttttcctgcaGAGGCAAAGGTTTCATAGTTTCACATGCCAAAACCGAGCCCGAATGTGTCGCGTTTGCAGCAGACCCGCAGAGCTAGGTCCGCAgcggggggtgggagagagaagaaagccgTACTCACAGGGTCCGCTtcattttccccctcttctcctcGCTCTTGGGGCTGTTGCCTGCGCTCTTGTCCATGGATCCGCAGTCGTGCTGGACAGCCAGGAACATGGCACTTTgcattctcctcctcctgctggggCCGCTGCTGTGTGCGGCCGGGCGCGCGCCGCCGCGGTTATAGGAGGTGaggcgagggggcggggcctcaCGCCTCCGGTCCCGCCTTCAGCGGGCACCGATTGGCCGGCTGCAgacgggcagggggcgggggcagccccGGCCTGTGGCAGGCCGGGTGGCCCGCGAAGGGTCTGGAAGCGAGGCCTGCTGACGTCTACGGCCCTGGCTTCGTGCGCACTCGGGCCAGACGCGGCGGTTGCGGGGTTTGGTGTGGGATCAAAGACCTTTCGCAGCGACCTTCGTCTTGCGGTGGCGGCCCCCGGCGACGGCAgggagccaaagttggctgcggGCCCGGCGGGGACGCTCGCCGtcttctcccctacccccccccccccccccccccccccccccccccccgccagcctgcTCCTGGCCGCGTTCGGGAGCGAGGATTCCCTGCCTGGCAGGGAAAGCTGCTTGTTGCGAACCAGAGTGCAATTGCCTTATTTCGAATTAAGGTGGTTTTCGCCTCATCTCTTGGTTTGTAAACTGAGGCCGTGGGAGACCCTCACCTATTCCTGCCTGCGACTCCGTTTAGTTTGGGGGGAGGAAACGATGGAGGAACAGTGACGATTCGAGGGGCAGGTGGTGTGACCTACTCTGCAGCTTGCCGGGGCGTCTTGAACACTTCTGGCAATGAACAACAAAACAGGGAAGGAACAGGAGAAAGTGACTTTCTCAGacgacagttttttttttttgttgttgttttgtttttttactgggtGTGCACTTTTGATCACCAAAAGATAACGTGATTGGGATCGTATCTGTCCATGGGGTTGCGAGCTATTTCTCCGGAGTCCTTGGCTGCTTCTTCCAGAGCAGAAATCACAGATCGCTTTATGATGCGATAGAGGGAAACACCAAGACCTCGCAGCTGTAATGCGCCAGAATCGTTGTACTTTCAGAGTGCAAGGCTGCAGGATTTCCTCATGAGTCATTCCTGGTTGCTTAGAATTTACCAGAACACTTAATAACTTGCAAGGTGcgggagggtggggagtggggggggggcagagaggaggaggagacgtTAGTAGTTTAATAAGTTTAATTTGTTAATTCTTCAAAAATCACCTCTACCGTAGCCGGCTTTAAATGTTTTGATTGGGAAGGACAAATAGATAACCTCAACAAAATTATTTGACTTCAGGTAACATTAGCACTGTGCAATGGAATATTCAAATGGTTCCCCCAATTAAGCATCTAAGTAGATAATAAGATTAACAGCAATGTATTGATTAGGCTACAAATATTCTCGATACTTTGCGTTAGCACTGCTAAAAGAAAATTGGAACTAGTTTAAACTTCTGAATGTGGGTTGCCAGAAGTTGGAACAACAAGTTTGGCTTGTAGGGTAAAATCTGCAATGATTACCAAAAGAGAACAGCTAGGCACTTGATTATGGAAAGGAAAATCATTTAGATTTTagtaataaatactttaaagcaGGTCTGTGAAATGTAAGAACGTTATGTTTTTCATGCATGCACTCTTTATCTCTAAAAGAACTTTCCATCTATTTCCATCTATTTTCACTTTCTGATgattcaatgcttatttattaaataCGTGTAATAAATAGGCATTGGCTTTTTCTTGCCACTCTGAACCTTAATACATCATTCACTTAGAACCTTAGATGGTAGAATTCATTCATAGTGGAATGGCCAGGAGTTCTGACAAAGAGGCAGCAAGGAGACAGAGCTGGACTTGTGTCTGGAGACCTAATTAGAGTCTCAGCTTAACCAGTAAATGCTAAGTAACTGTTGGGACTGTCTCATCACACCTCCTTGAGCCCCAGTTTCTCATTTGTGTTAAGAGTAATGTGTCTTTCTTGCCAATCTCTTTAGATGTTACCTGACTCTTGTGATGGGCCTTTGTAAATTCTAAAGTACACAAGTTTGGTGTTATTAATTTGCATCTGTGTGAAAAAGGAAATACCTAGAAGCATAGCCATTCAAGGTAGAAAAATCATTGAAGGATTAACTCAGACTTAATTAGGTTATAAATGTGTAATTACTATTAAAGTATcaaaataatggggcgcctgggtggcgcagtcggttaagcgtccggcttcggccaggtcacaatctcgaggtccgggagttcaagccccgcgtcgggctctgggctgatggctcggagcctatttccgattctgtgtctccctctctctctgcccctcgcccgttcatgctctctctgtcccaaaaataaataaacgttgaaaaaaaaatttaaaaaaaaataaaaaataaagtatcaaaaTAATGTCCCAGAGATTTGTAACGTCTCGAGCTCATGACAGATACTTAATAATTTCTCTCTggataataaataaggaaagtaaACAGTTTTCCATTTAAACTTTTTCAGAGATCTCCAAGCCAGGGAAGTTAAATCATCTCAATATATTCACAaaagtgcatatatatgtatccatGTAAGCAATTGGTCTAAATGTAGactattctagatgtttctggtATTTGTTCACTTTTTTCATAAACCATTTCAGATTGACAACTGATGCTAAGTAgcagcaaattatttttttcctgaatattatGAAGTCAATTGATAAATCCGAATGCATATTGATTTATCATTTCTGTATGTCTAGGTAATTTTAAGAGTTAAGGCAATACCTACTGCAGGCTGAGAAACTCTTCAGTCAAAAAGCTGCCATGTTAATGTCTTTTATAAAGGCAGCAGACATTGTAGCCAAACAAAAGCTACAATGTTTGATGACTtccctttgttgtttttttttttgttgttgttgctgcaaGTGGCATTTAGGTAAAAGGGATTGCTCAATATTAAGATGACACATATTTTCCATTCTGTGGTGGAGAGAGAAACAATGCAATAGGTTGTAAAGACTGCACAGCAAAACCACTGTTTGTTTTGCTTGAGAATATACATTTTCAATGTTGAATCTACCATGCCCTCTACTGGAGAGGTTCTCTGAACACATTAGTAGTAGAGGTTCTCAGTGTGGTTTTAGaactttttgtattaaaaaaaaattacagaagaaggcaaacaaaaaaacacaagtttCTAGCGATACCAAAAGTAGAATTTGGAAAGCAAGAGTCTCCCCTGTTACaattctgccccctccccaccactgtaTGCTATTAATAATAAgaattgttaattattattagCTAAACATTTACACATACAAACTTTCATACTTAGGCtttagaaatttaagaaataagagaaatgctttaaaaaaccACAGAAGAATAGTTCTGTGTATTActccatgtttgttttttttcagtcaaCAAGATGCCTTAATTATTAAATTTGTAAAAGGTATAAACCTGTTGCTTACCTCACAAAATCGTAAATCGGTGGTAAgtttaaaagaaagggaaaaaaacacaagttaAATGCTATGTGGCAAAGGGTGTGATGAGtaattggaaaaaatgaaaagtcttaGCACTGTAATTGTTGCCAGTTTTTGAGGAAGTGTGAtacctgcctccccccaccccccactctcttttccttacttttcttcctttcagaagAGCAGGGTTTCATTTAACTTTAGTTGGTAAAACAGTCTTTTAACAGAATGAACACACAACCCGACAAGATTCTGTACTTTTCTTCACCCCTAATATGCtctgagatttaaaaatcatGATTAATGTCTTTCTTAGAATGTAATTTGCATACCCAGAAGCTGGTAAGAGTGAAAGTTAGTGTTCTTGTCATGAGTGAATCAGAGTTGAGCCTAATACTTGAATGTGTCATAGAGGAGTTAGTAGTTTCACCAATCTTTGAGTTGATAATTCCAGAAAGCGCCCTTCCATGGTTCTGCCTTCAATTCATCCATGGGATGGAGTATGTCATATTTCAAAAGCCGGTGCGGCCTAATAAGTTTGAAAACCCTTTCTTACTAAAGCAACTAGATTCTCTGTGAAAACCAGCATCAGGAGCATCACGATGTTATTGTTttgtcccccaaaataaaaattctgaaatgtaTTGAAATATCTCTAATAGGTTTGTGTAGTTATTAGGCCTATAGGTTAAAGGACCAATTGTATGAAGTCTACATTAGGGGATTATTTCTAGGGGATGCTCCCTTCTGTAATGATGGGCTACACGGAATCTCAAGGGAGAGAGGTGATTATAAATACCTTCTTATAAAATAAGTTACATAGGTACTATATCATCTATAAAGTGCAGAGTTAAAgctaaaaatttatttcctggCATTTCTTCTGCTCGGGATTTTAATTTCTGCGCACAGAATTTTGTCAAATCGTTAGAGTGTCAAGTGTCCCCATTGACTACTTTTTTGAAATTTGGGGATGTTTGGTTCATAATAGATTTCAAAGGTCTGTACATGATACCAATCACCAAGAgtctgtctttgtgtgtgtgtgtgtgtgtgtgtgtgtgtgtgacagagagagagagagagagagagagagagagagagagagaagggtgggggggaagggatgCTTTTCATCTAATAGATAACCTCTTTGCATTGGTATTTCCAGTTTACTGACTATCCGCATGTAGAAGTATTAATCAAGGTTAGATGTTGGCTTTCAAAGGTCTTTGATCCATGGACTACTTTGTAAGAAACTAAAACCTTGTGGATTTTCTCTAccaaaacacatttttgaaacaaaaattctcaaatattaacaaaattaattggAAGAGCAATGCTTTCAAAGAGATACCAGTAGGCCTTGACACAAttgttatcttttaaatattgaaGTCTTAAATGCTGAGCTAATGGCACTAGACCTCAAAACATTCTCGgcttcaaaagataaaataattttgcttttctttgcatAGATTATTTTTAGGAGAGCAGGATGGTTGGAGGGTTTTTCCATAACTGGATGCTTACATTTAGTTGCCAGGACCTGGCACTATTTTGGTTATGATCTCAGGCAAATTGCTTAGCTTTCTTGTGCCTAGGCTTCATATCTTTCAGGTGGAAGTCATTATAGCAACGTTCCTTTCTAAGGAAGTTAAAACAGTGTGGGGAATGCCCTGAGTGAAGTCGTGCAAAGGGGCTGGCCTTCAGCAAAAGTTTTCAGCTGGACTAGTTTTTTCTAGGAGACTCATTGCCAACTTGTTGCTGCTTTTGTAGCACCCACCTATTTGGTGCTTCTCCTAGGGTATCATGTCTCCCGTTAAGGTAGAAGGGTAGAATGAAAAGCTTCTTTGGAGGATGCACTGTGTTAAGGATGGGGGTGGCCTCATGGGGGGAATGTTGCCTCTGTAGTCTTTTCCCTGGGAGAATTGCATCCTGGATCCTGTAGCATGATTACATGGTACTCCTCCTTTTGTGGGGGTGTATTCATTCATTGTGTTCCTTGGTGGTCCCTTTGCGCTCTTCCAAATGCCCCCTTGGGAACAGGGATGTAAGGTTACTTTTTGAAATGTCTTaagttctttctcaaaaatgttttagaaatgtcCAGCTCTTCACAGGCTAATTGTTTCATCTACTTTGGAAGAATTCTTCACTGCCTTTATAGAGTgaattccctctgtctctcaaatacttggtgaaaattcatttcttttttcttttttttttccctccatgcaGTTTAGGAGGAAAGAAAGTTGCCTCAGATGCTTTAGTCTGTCCCTTTCTAACTGGTTGTAGTGAAGCTTTCTCATTCAGAGACCAACAGTCTTCCAGTGCATCAGTTGTTGTATCACCTGTGGTTACTTTAGTCTACATTTGGTTTAGTGTTCTTcaagagtttttaaataatttttaacataaatccAGCTAAGGCCAGCAAAAGTCAATTGGCCTGACCCCGCTTCAGCCTGCTGTAACTAGCTCAGCAACATCAGTCAGTTTCTTCAAAACTCCTTTAGAGTCATCTTGGAAGTTTCCATTTTCTGATATATTTGTACATCCCTTTTCAAGGTTCCACCATCTATGTTGTCTTCTTTATGAACAGCAGGCTGATTTCTCATCTTCGGCAGTGATCCGGctttcttattcatttaaaatttgttctgtTTGTGgtagcattttgtttttctacctccccaccccccgactAATAAGTTTGCTCACTTTATTCTTTAGCTTTTTGTGAAAGCAGTTTTGTACCTACTTGAAGATGGGAATTTTCATCTAAAgtgtcattttgtgtgtgtgtgtgtgtgtgtgtgtgtgtgtgctgtctgAAATTGTTCTTCACTTTTCTGATGTACTTTGAAGGGTGTTTTGCTTGTAGCTACTTGAAATTGGATGTGTTTTGATGCATCTTCCTCACATTATTTCTCGTAATGTCAACTTGTTCTAAATGTTTGGATCTTCCTTTGCCAAGTCCTTTACTAAAagtctgtatttaaaaattttttttcaacgtttatttatttttgggacagagagacacagagcatgaacgggggaggggcagagagagagggagacacagaatcggaaacaggctccaggctctgagccatcagcccagagcctgacgcggggctcgaactcccggaccgcgagatcgtgacctggctgaagtcggacgcttaaccgactgcgccacccaggcgcccctaaaagtctgtattttaaaCCTAAGCAAAGAATTGGAGATTTCCAGCTCTTTTTTAATGCCCTctagtttttctgtttctgatagTTTGTTCTTGAGTCCAGCTCCCATTAAAATTGATTCAggtcttaaaattcttttttgaattaAGATAAACTTGTCAGAATTTTGATATCTTTCCTCCAGAAGGGCAGAAACATCAGTGGCTAGTTCTCTGTCTTTCCATGCATAGGGTAGgcttttaattgttaaaaatatgaCTAGGACTACAAACCTCCCTCTACTCTCCATCTCTCCTACATGGAGAGCAGGGGGATGTGGGAGTAGAGAGATTGGTGGGGGTCTGGGTTTGGTTTAAAGTTCTCTGGCAGGGCTGCCCCTGGCTGCCATAGTGTCTCTAGACCCAGTGCAACACAGAGTACCATGGCCATGAGAAGACTCTCCAAGGTCTAGGGTTCTCTGAGCCACTTCAGGTTGGCAAAACTCTGATGGCCACAAAAGTTATAGAGAACACCAATGAGCATTCTTCTTGGAACCAGCCCAGTGTCTGATAACTAGGGCAGACCTTAATAAAGGTGAAGGAGCGGGGACAGATACAGCAAATTATTGGCTAATGTTCCTTCTTCTCTTGACAAAAATTTTCATTCTGGGGCCCCAGAGGCCTTATTTACCCATCCAGGCTACagaaaactttctttctttttttttttttttaaattattttttaatttttttatttttcaacgtttatttatttttgggacagagaaagacagagcatgaacgggggaggggcagagagagagggagacacagaatcggaaacaggctccaggctccgagccatcagcccagagcctgacgcggggctcgaactcacggaccgcgagatcgtgacctggctgaagtcggccgcttaaccgactgcgccacccaggcgcccctctttctttttttttaagataaacattttttaaaagtttatttatttatgtttgagagagagagagagaaagggaaggaaagagagagagagcaggggaagggcagagagagaaggagagagagaatcccaagaagactctgcactgagagtgcagggctcgaacttacaaaccatgagcttataacctgagcccaagtcaagagttggatgcctaaatgactgagccacgccGGCACCCCAAAAACTTTCTATTCTTAGAGCCTCTCCATGTCTGGCTGGCCTTGAATGCAtatgggaaggggtgaggggagatTATGGAGGCCCTACAAAGGTTTCAACTTGCTTCACcaatttcacctttaaaaaataaggaagaaataagtggaatttaaaaagttCTCACATCTCAGGAATGTACAATCCAACTatgaatgaagaaaacataaCTTTTTTCAAACTGTTCTTACATGTGGTAAAATGTGTGATGATGCAGAAGCC
This genomic interval from Prionailurus viverrinus isolate Anna chromosome F1, UM_Priviv_1.0, whole genome shotgun sequence contains the following:
- the RGS2 gene encoding regulator of G-protein signaling 2, whose protein sequence is MQSAMFLAVQHDCGSMDKSAGNSPKSEEKRGKMKRTLLKDWKTRLSYFLQNSSSPGKPKNGKKSKQQTFIKPSPEEAQLWSEAFDELLASKYGLAAFRAFLKSEFCEENIEFWLACEDFKKTKSPQKLSSKARKIYTDFIEKEAPKEINIDFQTKTLIAQNIQEATSGCFTTAQKRVYSLMENNSYPRFLESEFYQDLCKKPQITTESHAT